One Cygnus atratus isolate AKBS03 ecotype Queensland, Australia unplaced genomic scaffold, CAtr_DNAZoo_HiC_assembly HiC_scaffold_56, whole genome shotgun sequence DNA window includes the following coding sequences:
- the RTKN gene encoding rhotekin isoform X1: MEVAGRDGCAPLQDKLRILEDLNMLYIRQIALSLEDTDIQKKIDHEIRMREGACKLLAACTQREQALEATKSLLVCNSRILAYMSELQRMKEVQVMQRVARRPSDAGPTDDRLPCRGRVCISDLRIPLMWKDTEYFRNKGELHRCAVFCLLQIGVEIYDTEMVLVDRTLTDICFENAVLFTEAGPDFELKVELYSAGLEEEAPGSAPKKLASKLSSSLGRSSGRRLRTAMDGGPGSPGGNGGSGPLLLPAPSVPGPKYHLLAHAVLSLAEVQDGFRTHDLAIACNEESSFWLPLYGSMCCRLAAQPRCMATQMMCGFLKVQQASGEPQGWARLFCVLRGTNLLCYRRPQEAEAGVEPALTIAINKETRIRATEQEARGKLHSMSVTNRYGAEEVTHTLLAESRAETQRWMEAFWQHFYDMSQWKQCCDELMRIEVPPPRRPPAPLPRQGSLYHEMAIEPADDIEAVTDILTRRAAGLEGGPGLGCPPWLSLFEGPPLCATPPSGVSPGPRARPRTLSLDAKLSTLKGRGARRAPSPHPSPGSSSSSPGSSSPDTERAPPPPSLPAPPGYLQSQV; encoded by the exons aTGGAGGTGGCCGGGCGGGACGGCTGCGCCCCGCTGCAGGACAAGCTGCGGATCCTGGAGGACCTCAACATGCTCTACATCCGCCAGATCGCCCTCAGCCTCGAG GACACGGACATCCAGAAGAAGATTGACCATGAGATCCGGATGCGGGAGGGGGCCTGcaagctgctggctgcctgcacgCAGCGGGAGCAGGCGCTGGAGGCCACCAAGAGCCTCCTGGTGTGCAACAGCCGCATCCTGGCCTACATGTCGGAGCTGCAGCGCATGAAGGAGGTGCAGGTGATGCAGCGCGTGGCCAGGCG CCCCTCGGACGCTGGCCCCACAGATGACCGCCTGCCCTGCCGGGGCAGGGTCTGCATCTCAG ACCTGCGCATCCCGCTGATGTGGAAGGACACGGAGTACTTCAGGAACAAGGGAG AGCTGCACCGCTGCGCCGTCTTCTGCCTCCTCCAGATCGGGGTGGAGATCTACGACACCGAGATGGTGCTGGTGGACCGGACCCTCACCGACATCTGCTTTGAGAACGCCGTCCTCTT CACGGAGGCCGGGCCGGACTTCGAGCTGAAGGTGGAGCTGTACAGcgcggggctggaggaggaggcgcCGGGCAGCGCGCCCAAGAAGCTGGCCAGCaagctcagcagctccctgggccGCTCCTCGGGACGCCGGCTGCGCACCGCCATGGACGggggccccggcagccccggcggTAACGGTGGCAGCggccccctgctgctgccggccCCCAGCGTGCC GGGCCCCAAGTATCACCTGCTGGCGCACGCGGTGCTGTCCCTGGCCGAGGTGCAGGACGGTTTCCGCACCCACGACCTCGCCATCGCCTGCAATG AGGAGAGCTCCTTCTGGCTGCCGCTGTATGGCAGCATGTGCTGCCGCCTGGccgcccagccccgctgcaTGGCCACCCAGATGATGTGCGGCTTCCTCAAGGTGCAG CAGGCATCGGGggagccgcagggctgggctcgGCTGTTCTGCGTCCTGCGCGGCACCAACCTCCTCTGCTACCGGCGCCCGCAGGAGGCTGAGGCGGGCGTGGAGCCGGCGCTCACCATCGCCATCAACAAG GAGACCCGGATCCGTGCCACGGAGCAGGAGGCGCGCGGGAAGCTGCACAGCATGTCCGTCACCAACCGCTACGGGGCCGAGGAGGTGACCCACACGCTGCTGGCCGAGAGCCGTGCCGAGACGCAGCGCTGGATGGAGGCCTTCTGGCAGCACTTCTACGACATGA GCCAGTGGAAGCAGTGCTGCGACGAGCTGATGCGCATCGAGGTGCCGCCGCCACGCCGGCCGCCTGCCCCGCTGCCACGGCAGGGCTCGCTGTACCACGAGATGG CTATTGAGCCGGCCGACGACATCGAGGCAGTGACGGACATCCTGacgcggcgggcggcggggctggagggggggccggggctgggctgcccCCCCTGGCTCTCCCTCTTTGAGGGGCCCCCCCTGTGCGCCACCCCCCCCAGCGGGGTCAGCCCCGGCCCCCGTGCCCGCCCCCGCACACTCTCGCTCGACGCCAAGCTCAGCACCCTGAAGGGGCGGGGGGCCCggcgcgccccctccccgcaccCATCGcccggctccagctcctccagccccggcagcagcagcccggaCACGGAGCGTGCGCCTCCCCCCCCGAGCCTGCCGGCCCCCCCCGGGTACCTCCAGTCCCAGGTCTGA
- the RTKN gene encoding rhotekin isoform X3, whose amino-acid sequence MREGACKLLAACTQREQALEATKSLLVCNSRILAYMSELQRMKEVQVMQRVARRPSDAGPTDDRLPCRGRVCISDLRIPLMWKDTEYFRNKGELHRCAVFCLLQIGVEIYDTEMVLVDRTLTDICFENAVLFTEAGPDFELKVELYSAGLEEEAPGSAPKKLASKLSSSLGRSSGRRLRTAMDGGPGSPGGNGGSGPLLLPAPSVPGPKYHLLAHAVLSLAEVQDGFRTHDLAIACNEESSFWLPLYGSMCCRLAAQPRCMATQMMCGFLKVQQASGEPQGWARLFCVLRGTNLLCYRRPQEAEAGVEPALTIAINKETRIRATEQEARGKLHSMSVTNRYGAEEVTHTLLAESRAETQRWMEAFWQHFYDMSQWKQCCDELMRIEVPPPRRPPAPLPRQGSLYHEMAIEPADDIEAVTDILTRRAAGLEGGPGLGCPPWLSLFEGPPLCATPPSGVSPGPRARPRTLSLDAKLSTLKGRGARRAPSPHPSPGSSSSSPGSSSPDTERAPPPPSLPAPPGYLQSQV is encoded by the exons ATGCGGGAGGGGGCCTGcaagctgctggctgcctgcacgCAGCGGGAGCAGGCGCTGGAGGCCACCAAGAGCCTCCTGGTGTGCAACAGCCGCATCCTGGCCTACATGTCGGAGCTGCAGCGCATGAAGGAGGTGCAGGTGATGCAGCGCGTGGCCAGGCG CCCCTCGGACGCTGGCCCCACAGATGACCGCCTGCCCTGCCGGGGCAGGGTCTGCATCTCAG ACCTGCGCATCCCGCTGATGTGGAAGGACACGGAGTACTTCAGGAACAAGGGAG AGCTGCACCGCTGCGCCGTCTTCTGCCTCCTCCAGATCGGGGTGGAGATCTACGACACCGAGATGGTGCTGGTGGACCGGACCCTCACCGACATCTGCTTTGAGAACGCCGTCCTCTT CACGGAGGCCGGGCCGGACTTCGAGCTGAAGGTGGAGCTGTACAGcgcggggctggaggaggaggcgcCGGGCAGCGCGCCCAAGAAGCTGGCCAGCaagctcagcagctccctgggccGCTCCTCGGGACGCCGGCTGCGCACCGCCATGGACGggggccccggcagccccggcggTAACGGTGGCAGCggccccctgctgctgccggccCCCAGCGTGCC GGGCCCCAAGTATCACCTGCTGGCGCACGCGGTGCTGTCCCTGGCCGAGGTGCAGGACGGTTTCCGCACCCACGACCTCGCCATCGCCTGCAATG AGGAGAGCTCCTTCTGGCTGCCGCTGTATGGCAGCATGTGCTGCCGCCTGGccgcccagccccgctgcaTGGCCACCCAGATGATGTGCGGCTTCCTCAAGGTGCAG CAGGCATCGGGggagccgcagggctgggctcgGCTGTTCTGCGTCCTGCGCGGCACCAACCTCCTCTGCTACCGGCGCCCGCAGGAGGCTGAGGCGGGCGTGGAGCCGGCGCTCACCATCGCCATCAACAAG GAGACCCGGATCCGTGCCACGGAGCAGGAGGCGCGCGGGAAGCTGCACAGCATGTCCGTCACCAACCGCTACGGGGCCGAGGAGGTGACCCACACGCTGCTGGCCGAGAGCCGTGCCGAGACGCAGCGCTGGATGGAGGCCTTCTGGCAGCACTTCTACGACATGA GCCAGTGGAAGCAGTGCTGCGACGAGCTGATGCGCATCGAGGTGCCGCCGCCACGCCGGCCGCCTGCCCCGCTGCCACGGCAGGGCTCGCTGTACCACGAGATGG CTATTGAGCCGGCCGACGACATCGAGGCAGTGACGGACATCCTGacgcggcgggcggcggggctggagggggggccggggctgggctgcccCCCCTGGCTCTCCCTCTTTGAGGGGCCCCCCCTGTGCGCCACCCCCCCCAGCGGGGTCAGCCCCGGCCCCCGTGCCCGCCCCCGCACACTCTCGCTCGACGCCAAGCTCAGCACCCTGAAGGGGCGGGGGGCCCggcgcgccccctccccgcaccCATCGcccggctccagctcctccagccccggcagcagcagcccggaCACGGAGCGTGCGCCTCCCCCCCCGAGCCTGCCGGCCCCCCCCGGGTACCTCCAGTCCCAGGTCTGA
- the RTKN gene encoding rhotekin isoform X2 codes for MEVAGRDGCAPLQDKLRILEDLNMLYIRQIALSLEDTDIQKKIDHEIRMREGACKLLAACTQREQALEATKSLLVCNSRILAYMSELQRMKEVQVMQRVARRPSDAGPTDDRLPCRGRVCISDLRIPLMWKDTEYFRNKGELHRCAVFCLLQIGVEIYDTEMVLVDRTLTDICFENAVLFTEAGPDFELKVELYSAGLEEEAPGSAPKKLASKLSSSLGRSSGRRLRTAMDGGPGSPGGNGGSGPLLLPAPSVPGPKYHLLAHAVLSLAEVQDGFRTHDLAIACNEESSFWLPLYGSMCCRLAAQPRCMATQMMCGFLKVQASGEPQGWARLFCVLRGTNLLCYRRPQEAEAGVEPALTIAINKETRIRATEQEARGKLHSMSVTNRYGAEEVTHTLLAESRAETQRWMEAFWQHFYDMSQWKQCCDELMRIEVPPPRRPPAPLPRQGSLYHEMAIEPADDIEAVTDILTRRAAGLEGGPGLGCPPWLSLFEGPPLCATPPSGVSPGPRARPRTLSLDAKLSTLKGRGARRAPSPHPSPGSSSSSPGSSSPDTERAPPPPSLPAPPGYLQSQV; via the exons aTGGAGGTGGCCGGGCGGGACGGCTGCGCCCCGCTGCAGGACAAGCTGCGGATCCTGGAGGACCTCAACATGCTCTACATCCGCCAGATCGCCCTCAGCCTCGAG GACACGGACATCCAGAAGAAGATTGACCATGAGATCCGGATGCGGGAGGGGGCCTGcaagctgctggctgcctgcacgCAGCGGGAGCAGGCGCTGGAGGCCACCAAGAGCCTCCTGGTGTGCAACAGCCGCATCCTGGCCTACATGTCGGAGCTGCAGCGCATGAAGGAGGTGCAGGTGATGCAGCGCGTGGCCAGGCG CCCCTCGGACGCTGGCCCCACAGATGACCGCCTGCCCTGCCGGGGCAGGGTCTGCATCTCAG ACCTGCGCATCCCGCTGATGTGGAAGGACACGGAGTACTTCAGGAACAAGGGAG AGCTGCACCGCTGCGCCGTCTTCTGCCTCCTCCAGATCGGGGTGGAGATCTACGACACCGAGATGGTGCTGGTGGACCGGACCCTCACCGACATCTGCTTTGAGAACGCCGTCCTCTT CACGGAGGCCGGGCCGGACTTCGAGCTGAAGGTGGAGCTGTACAGcgcggggctggaggaggaggcgcCGGGCAGCGCGCCCAAGAAGCTGGCCAGCaagctcagcagctccctgggccGCTCCTCGGGACGCCGGCTGCGCACCGCCATGGACGggggccccggcagccccggcggTAACGGTGGCAGCggccccctgctgctgccggccCCCAGCGTGCC GGGCCCCAAGTATCACCTGCTGGCGCACGCGGTGCTGTCCCTGGCCGAGGTGCAGGACGGTTTCCGCACCCACGACCTCGCCATCGCCTGCAATG AGGAGAGCTCCTTCTGGCTGCCGCTGTATGGCAGCATGTGCTGCCGCCTGGccgcccagccccgctgcaTGGCCACCCAGATGATGTGCGGCTTCCTCAAGGTGCAG GCATCGGGggagccgcagggctgggctcgGCTGTTCTGCGTCCTGCGCGGCACCAACCTCCTCTGCTACCGGCGCCCGCAGGAGGCTGAGGCGGGCGTGGAGCCGGCGCTCACCATCGCCATCAACAAG GAGACCCGGATCCGTGCCACGGAGCAGGAGGCGCGCGGGAAGCTGCACAGCATGTCCGTCACCAACCGCTACGGGGCCGAGGAGGTGACCCACACGCTGCTGGCCGAGAGCCGTGCCGAGACGCAGCGCTGGATGGAGGCCTTCTGGCAGCACTTCTACGACATGA GCCAGTGGAAGCAGTGCTGCGACGAGCTGATGCGCATCGAGGTGCCGCCGCCACGCCGGCCGCCTGCCCCGCTGCCACGGCAGGGCTCGCTGTACCACGAGATGG CTATTGAGCCGGCCGACGACATCGAGGCAGTGACGGACATCCTGacgcggcgggcggcggggctggagggggggccggggctgggctgcccCCCCTGGCTCTCCCTCTTTGAGGGGCCCCCCCTGTGCGCCACCCCCCCCAGCGGGGTCAGCCCCGGCCCCCGTGCCCGCCCCCGCACACTCTCGCTCGACGCCAAGCTCAGCACCCTGAAGGGGCGGGGGGCCCggcgcgccccctccccgcaccCATCGcccggctccagctcctccagccccggcagcagcagcccggaCACGGAGCGTGCGCCTCCCCCCCCGAGCCTGCCGGCCCCCCCCGGGTACCTCCAGTCCCAGGTCTGA
- the LOC118260620 gene encoding drebrin-like: MGAPGLDRHRLALLAAKEDVGNPRAATNWAVFAYEKHHDLKLLDSGAGGADELAGKFCAGSVMYGLCRLRDPATGAPRIVLISWVGEKTPESQRQACAGHLPAIRAFFREASVVLSARRAEEVTQEGLSRALAQLAPAAAPPARRAPPADTEELVGTNYRKTNPALEIRRTQRDSFWAQAEREEEQRKEEERRRLLEERRRWERERMEEERREAAEREQRFREKERLIEEHRKEQARLEAEERRKEKARWEQQQREHEEATRDRSRRSESIEKAAEAAVLVSQRPQNPRDFFRQRERAGSASGAPLPAGPLGARPGARRPFLRYQRSLTESAFIFRRPEPPPSPAPLDPGAFRAAPPPSPRRPPPPLPASPAGTGPPPRCAAAGAPSPAGAGPPPTLPGSPPPASPPGSGPPDGTRGAEPEPPRGTPGLAPPSSSGGGLPPPSPPWQPPPGPAVPSSTDSAGAEALPLPSPPGTPLDEEGPPQGTPPLPSPPAWGSPGLPVGPGEGALSPRGGSPPPGLAPAPVPPRGPSPPSPPQDPALPSLAAREPQQGTIGEPEQEPARGDLGHNGIGGLGHGGWPALWEQDPPVQGDEPSDTILPELLHKAKPGFALLLARDAPHQQLPAGSSPPAEDEDLSPHAV; encoded by the exons GGCCGTCTTTGCCTACGAGAAGCACCATGACCTCAAGCTGCTGGACTCCGGAG CCGGGGGCGCGGACGAGCTGGCCGGCAAGTTCTGCGCCGGCAGCGTCATGTACGGGCTGTGCCGCCTCCGGGACCCCGCCACCGGCGCCCCCCGCATCGTCCTCATCAGCTGG GTCGGGGAGAAGACGCCCGAGTCCCAGCGGCAGGCGTGCGCGGGGCACCTGCCGGCCATCAGAGCCTTCTTCAGG GAGGCCAGCGTGGTGCTGAGCGCCCGGCGCGCCGAGGAGGTGACCCAGGAGGGGCTGAGCCGCGCTCTGGCCCAGCTggcccccgccgcggcccccccggccaGGAGGGCCCCCCCGGCCGACACCGAGGAGCTGGTg GGCACCAACTACCGCAAGACGAACCCGGCGCTGGAGATCCGCCGGACCCAGCGGGACTCCTTCTGGGCGCAGGCCGAG CGCGAAGAGGAGCAGCGCAAGGAGGaggagcggcggcggctgctggaggagcGGCGGCGGTGGGAGCGGGAGCggatggaggaggagaggcgGGAGGCGGCCGAGCGCGAGCAGCGCTTCAGGGAGAAGGAGCGGCTGATCGAGGAGCACCG GAAGGAGCAGGCGCGGCTGGAGGCGGAGGAGcggaggaaggagaaagcccGCTgg gagcagcagcagcgggagcaCGAGGAGGCCACGCGGGACCGCTCCCGGCGCTCCGAGTCCATCGAGAAGGCGGCC GAGGCGGCCGTGCTGGTGTCCCAGCGCCCGCAGAACCCCCGGGATTTCTTCCGGCAGCGGGAGCGCGCGGGGTCCGCCTCCGGGGCTCCGCTGCCCGCCGGCCCCCTGGGCGCCCGGCCCG GAGCCCGGCGGCCGTTCCTGCGGTACCAGCGCAGCCTGACCGAGTCAGCCTTCATCTTCCGCCGGCCGGAGCCCCCGCCCTCGCCCGCGCCCCTCGACCCCGGGGCTTTCAGGGCGgcgcccccccccagcccccgccgccccccgccgccgctccccgccagccccgcgGGGACGGGGCCCCCCCCTCGCTGTGCCGCCGCGggggctcccagcccagccggGGCAGGGCCCCCCCCGACCCTGCCGGGGTCCCcgccccccgccagcccccccGGGTCGGGGCCCCCCGACGGCACCCGTGGGGCAGAGCCCGAGCCCCCCCGCGGCACTCCCGGGCTggccccccccagcagctccggCGGGGGGCTGCCGCCCCCGAGCCCTCCCTGgcagccccccccggggccggccgtGCCGTCCTCCACCGACAGCGCGGGGGCTgaggctctgcctctgcccagcccccccggcacccccctgGATGAGGAGGGccccccccagggcaccccgcccctccccagccccccggcTTGGGGGTCTCCGGGGCTGCCGGTGGGGCCGGGTGAGGGGGCCCTgagcccccggggggggtcTCCTCCCCCTGGGCTGGCACCCGCCCCGGTGCCCCCGCGtggccccagcccccccagcccaccgcAGGATCCGGccctccccagcctggcagcccGGGAGCCACAGCAAG GGACCATCGGGGAGCCTGAGCAGGAGCCGGCCCGCGGCGACTTGGGACACAACGGCATCGGGGGCCTCGGGCATGGGGGGTGGCCAGCCCTCTGGGAGCAGGACCCCCCAGTGCAG GGGGATGAGCCCAGCGACACCATCCTGCCGGAGCTGCTGCACAAAGCCAAGCCAG gcttcgccctgctgctggcccgcGATGccccccaccagcagctgcctgctggcagcagccccccagccgAGGACGAGGACCTCTCCCCTCATGCTGTGTAG
- the RTKN gene encoding rhotekin isoform X4, producing the protein MEVAGRDGCAPLQDKLRILEDLNMLYIRQIALSLEDTDIQKKIDHEIRMREGACKLLAACTQREQALEATKSLLVCNSRILAYMSELQRMKEVQVMQRVARRPSDAGPTDDRLPCRGRVCISDLRIPLMWKDTEYFRNKGELHRCAVFCLLQIGVEIYDTEMVLVDRTLTDICFENAVLFTEAGPDFELKVELYSAGLEEEAPGSAPKKLASKLSSSLGRSSGRRLRTAMDGGPGSPGGNGGSGPLLLPAPSVPGPKYHLLAHAVLSLAEVQDGFRTHDLAIACNEESSFWLPLYGSMCCRLAAQPRCMATQMMCGFLKVQASGEPQGWARLFCVLRGTNLLCYRRPQEAEAGVEPALTIAINKETRIRATEQEARGKLHSMSVTNRYGAEEVTHTLLAESRAETQRWMEAFWQHFYDMSQWKQCCDELMRIEVPPPRRPPAPLPRQGSLYHEMALPGPAVPPSACEGLLLQDNAVSAEIRALLSSYYSDR; encoded by the exons aTGGAGGTGGCCGGGCGGGACGGCTGCGCCCCGCTGCAGGACAAGCTGCGGATCCTGGAGGACCTCAACATGCTCTACATCCGCCAGATCGCCCTCAGCCTCGAG GACACGGACATCCAGAAGAAGATTGACCATGAGATCCGGATGCGGGAGGGGGCCTGcaagctgctggctgcctgcacgCAGCGGGAGCAGGCGCTGGAGGCCACCAAGAGCCTCCTGGTGTGCAACAGCCGCATCCTGGCCTACATGTCGGAGCTGCAGCGCATGAAGGAGGTGCAGGTGATGCAGCGCGTGGCCAGGCG CCCCTCGGACGCTGGCCCCACAGATGACCGCCTGCCCTGCCGGGGCAGGGTCTGCATCTCAG ACCTGCGCATCCCGCTGATGTGGAAGGACACGGAGTACTTCAGGAACAAGGGAG AGCTGCACCGCTGCGCCGTCTTCTGCCTCCTCCAGATCGGGGTGGAGATCTACGACACCGAGATGGTGCTGGTGGACCGGACCCTCACCGACATCTGCTTTGAGAACGCCGTCCTCTT CACGGAGGCCGGGCCGGACTTCGAGCTGAAGGTGGAGCTGTACAGcgcggggctggaggaggaggcgcCGGGCAGCGCGCCCAAGAAGCTGGCCAGCaagctcagcagctccctgggccGCTCCTCGGGACGCCGGCTGCGCACCGCCATGGACGggggccccggcagccccggcggTAACGGTGGCAGCggccccctgctgctgccggccCCCAGCGTGCC GGGCCCCAAGTATCACCTGCTGGCGCACGCGGTGCTGTCCCTGGCCGAGGTGCAGGACGGTTTCCGCACCCACGACCTCGCCATCGCCTGCAATG AGGAGAGCTCCTTCTGGCTGCCGCTGTATGGCAGCATGTGCTGCCGCCTGGccgcccagccccgctgcaTGGCCACCCAGATGATGTGCGGCTTCCTCAAGGTGCAG GCATCGGGggagccgcagggctgggctcgGCTGTTCTGCGTCCTGCGCGGCACCAACCTCCTCTGCTACCGGCGCCCGCAGGAGGCTGAGGCGGGCGTGGAGCCGGCGCTCACCATCGCCATCAACAAG GAGACCCGGATCCGTGCCACGGAGCAGGAGGCGCGCGGGAAGCTGCACAGCATGTCCGTCACCAACCGCTACGGGGCCGAGGAGGTGACCCACACGCTGCTGGCCGAGAGCCGTGCCGAGACGCAGCGCTGGATGGAGGCCTTCTGGCAGCACTTCTACGACATGA GCCAGTGGAAGCAGTGCTGCGACGAGCTGATGCGCATCGAGGTGCCGCCGCCACGCCGGCCGCCTGCCCCGCTGCCACGGCAGGGCTCGCTGTACCACGAGATGG ccctgcccggccctgccgtGCCGCCCTCGGCCTGCGaagggctcctgctgcaggataACGCCGTCTCGGCGGAGATCCGCGCCCTGCTCTCCTCCTATTACAGCGACAGGTGA